A genomic stretch from Mesomycoplasma neurolyticum includes:
- the upp gene encoding uracil phosphoribosyltransferase produces MLKVFNHPLITAKLTAMRDAKTSHHLFRQLLKEISSLMTYEILRDVKTKEHKVLTPTGETAHGVKINEEIVIVPILRAGLGMTDGILSLVPTAKVGHIGLYRDETTFESKEYYYKIPIVSKDSLILLVDPMLATGGTAVDAITKLKNDGFKNINLISLVGVQTGIDNVFKQHPDVKIFLASLDKKLNDKNYILPGLGDAGDRIFGTK; encoded by the coding sequence ATGTTAAAAGTTTTTAATCATCCATTAATCACAGCAAAACTTACAGCAATGCGTGATGCTAAAACTTCACATCATTTATTTAGACAATTATTAAAAGAAATTTCTTCATTAATGACTTATGAAATTTTAAGAGATGTAAAAACAAAAGAACATAAAGTTTTAACACCAACAGGCGAAACAGCTCATGGTGTTAAAATTAATGAAGAAATTGTTATTGTTCCTATTTTAAGAGCAGGACTCGGAATGACTGATGGTATATTATCATTGGTACCTACAGCAAAAGTTGGACATATCGGATTATATCGTGATGAAACAACTTTTGAGTCAAAAGAATATTATTATAAAATTCCAATCGTTTCAAAAGATTCACTTATTTTATTAGTAGACCCAATGCTTGCAACAGGTGGAACAGCAGTTGATGCAATTACTAAATTAAAAAATGATGGATTTAAAAATATTAATTTAATTAGTTTGGTAGGGGTTCAAACTGGAATTGATAATGTTTTTAAACAACACCCAGATGTTAAAATTTTCTTAGCTTCACTTGATAAAAAGTTAAATGATAAAAATTACATCTTACCTGGTCTTGGTGATGCGGGTGATAGAATTTTTGGGACTAAATAA
- the deoD gene encoding purine-nucleoside phosphorylase — MTPHIKAKFNEIAKTVLLAGDPLRAEYIAKNYLTDVQLVSSVRNAYFFTGMYKGRRVTVGTSGMGIASMGIYSYELFKFYNVDRIIRIGSAGSYKKDLKIYDLVLANSCFSDSHIYAQLVLGEKTHVLEPSVLLNAEIMESALKAGISLNVGRVHSSDVFYSGRRLEKTLEYTEAIAVEMESFALFANAKKFKKQAACLLTISDNLITGEVTTPEEREQRFRQMMQIALETV; from the coding sequence GCAGGCGACCCACTAAGAGCAGAGTATATTGCTAAAAATTATTTAACCGATGTTCAATTAGTAAGTAGCGTAAGAAATGCATATTTCTTTACAGGGATGTACAAAGGAAGAAGAGTAACAGTTGGAACTTCAGGTATGGGTATTGCATCAATGGGTATTTACTCATATGAATTATTTAAATTTTACAATGTTGATAGAATTATTAGAATTGGTTCAGCTGGATCTTATAAAAAAGATTTAAAAATTTATGATCTTGTATTAGCTAATAGTTGTTTTTCAGATTCACATATTTATGCACAATTAGTTTTAGGTGAAAAAACACATGTTTTAGAACCATCAGTTCTTTTAAATGCTGAAATTATGGAAAGTGCACTTAAAGCTGGAATTTCGCTAAATGTAGGTAGAGTGCATTCTTCAGATGTATTTTATTCAGGGCGTAGATTAGAAAAAACTTTAGAATACACTGAAGCAATTGCTGTAGAAATGGAATCTTTTGCATTATTTGCTAATGCTAAAAAATTCAAAAAACAAGCAGCTTGTTTGCTCACAATTTCAGATAACCTCATAACTGGGGAAGTTACAACACCAGAGGAACGTGAACAAAGATTTCGTCAAATGATGCAAATTGCATTAGAAACTGTTTAA
- a CDS encoding MPN527 family putative ECF transporter permease subunit encodes MSYNKNIIHKITLTGILTCLSLIGIFISKFIPWPLFSIIGLKIDISFLFIFVIFFVTDFKFGIIALITRFLLGPFITMNFDLIGWLGHGILLFSNGFFIFIFFLSLFLLKKIKKLNKKIIFLIASFLSIITTSLIMTILNFLFFSPLFFGMYKITDGYFLDSTLNKWTKISNYFKTNLSFINFCFILYLPFNFTNFTLTILFSALLNKIIDNKRNKKLGKH; translated from the coding sequence ATGTCTTACAATAAAAATATAATTCATAAAATAACACTAACAGGTATTCTAACCTGTTTATCTTTAATTGGAATTTTTATTTCTAAATTTATTCCATGACCATTATTTTCAATAATTGGACTTAAAATAGATATATCATTTTTATTCATTTTTGTTATTTTTTTTGTTACAGATTTTAAATTTGGAATTATTGCATTAATAACAAGATTTTTATTAGGTCCTTTTATAACAATGAATTTTGATTTAATAGGATGGCTGGGACATGGAATATTATTATTTAGTAATGGTTTTTTTATTTTCATATTTTTTCTTTCATTATTTTTATTGAAAAAAATAAAAAAGCTAAATAAAAAAATTATTTTTTTAATTGCAAGTTTTTTAAGTATAATTACTACTTCGTTAATAATGACGATATTAAATTTTTTATTTTTTTCACCTTTGTTTTTTGGAATGTATAAAATTACAGATGGTTATTTTCTTGATTCAACATTAAACAAATGAACAAAAATTTCCAATTATTTTAAAACAAATCTAAGTTTTATAAATTTTTGCTTTATATTATATTTACCTTTTAATTTTACTAATTTCACTTTAACAATTTTATTTAGTGCTTTATTAAATAAAATAATAGACAATAAAAGGAATAAAAAACTAGGAAAACATTAG
- the deoC gene encoding deoxyribose-phosphate aldolase yields MNWAKLIDHTYLKPEATSKDINKLIDEAKQYQFKTICVNSSWVKFAKEKLENTDIGITAVVGFPLGAMITQAKVQEAKLAINHGANEIDMVINIGRLKEKKYDYVLNEIKAIKKEIGNSILKVIIETALLTKEEIKKATEIVVNAKADFVKTSTGFSYRGATFEDIELMASVTKGQIAIKAAGGIKTLDDLAKMYELGATRFGTSSSVKILENKTVKSSEY; encoded by the coding sequence ATGAATTGAGCAAAATTAATCGATCATACATATTTAAAACCAGAAGCAACTAGTAAAGACATAAATAAACTTATTGATGAAGCAAAACAATATCAATTTAAAACCATTTGTGTTAACTCAAGTTGAGTTAAATTTGCTAAAGAAAAACTAGAAAATACAGATATTGGCATAACAGCTGTTGTTGGTTTTCCTTTAGGAGCTATGATTACACAAGCTAAAGTTCAGGAAGCAAAATTAGCAATCAACCATGGAGCAAATGAAATTGATATGGTTATTAACATTGGAAGACTAAAAGAAAAAAAATATGATTATGTCTTAAATGAAATTAAAGCAATTAAAAAAGAAATTGGTAATTCAATTTTAAAGGTTATTATCGAAACTGCGCTTTTAACAAAAGAAGAAATTAAAAAAGCAACTGAAATTGTTGTAAATGCAAAAGCTGATTTTGTTAAAACATCTACCGGTTTTTCATATCGTGGAGCAACATTCGAAGATATAGAATTAATGGCTTCAGTAACTAAAGGACAAATTGCTATCAAAGCTGCTGGTGGCATTAAAACACTTGATGATTTAGCGAAAATGTATGAATTAGGCGCAACTAGATTTGGAACATCATCAAGTGTTAAAATTTTAGAAAATAAAACAGTCAAGTCATCGGAATATTAA
- a CDS encoding thymidine phosphorylase has product MDIKELIIKKRNNQELTKQEIDFIIKQYVNKKIKDYQMSAFLMTIVFNGMNSKETAALTLAMANSGKNIDLSSIPGIKVDKHSTGGVGDKTTLIIAPILAALNIPVAKMSGRGLGHTGGTIDKLESIDGFSAELSEENFIKQVKDINIAIMSQTDDLVPADKKIYALRDVTATVDSIPLIASSIMSKKIATGSDAILLDVKCGDGAFMKNLAEAENLSKEMIKIGKELKRDVRVEITNMDRPIGKSIGNRNEILEAIKTLEGKGSKDLETLCFSSIATILKQAKKVKTDKEAYSLINEVIKNKKALDKFFEFVKHQGGDVDKLKSESFWIPHYKIELFAEQEGYLEITSSFKLAVIASKLGASRLTKTDKIDFNAGIELNKKTNDLVKKGDLILTLFSSKPIEKSLIKQAQAAFKFNNQKIENKIIFKRMR; this is encoded by the coding sequence ATGGATATAAAAGAATTAATAATTAAAAAAAGAAATAATCAAGAATTAACAAAACAAGAAATTGACTTCATCATTAAACAATATGTTAATAAAAAAATTAAAGATTATCAAATGTCAGCTTTTTTAATGACTATTGTTTTTAATGGAATGAATTCTAAAGAAACTGCAGCATTAACATTAGCAATGGCTAATTCAGGGAAAAACATTGATTTATCATCAATTCCAGGTATTAAGGTAGATAAACACTCAACTGGGGGAGTTGGTGATAAAACAACATTAATTATTGCACCAATTCTTGCAGCATTAAATATTCCTGTTGCCAAAATGTCAGGGAGAGGTTTGGGACATACAGGCGGAACAATTGATAAACTAGAATCTATTGATGGCTTTAGTGCTGAATTATCTGAAGAAAACTTCATTAAACAAGTTAAAGATATAAATATCGCTATTATGTCTCAAACAGATGATTTAGTACCAGCTGATAAAAAAATTTATGCACTAAGAGATGTAACTGCAACAGTGGATTCAATACCTCTAATTGCATCATCAATTATGTCAAAGAAAATTGCAACAGGTTCAGATGCAATTTTATTAGATGTAAAATGTGGTGATGGTGCGTTTATGAAAAATTTAGCTGAAGCAGAAAATTTATCTAAAGAGATGATTAAAATTGGTAAAGAATTAAAACGTGATGTCCGTGTAGAGATTACAAACATGGATCGACCAATTGGTAAATCTATTGGAAATAGAAATGAAATTCTTGAAGCTATAAAAACATTAGAAGGAAAAGGGTCAAAAGATCTTGAAACACTTTGTTTTTCTTCTATTGCAACTATTTTAAAACAAGCTAAAAAAGTAAAAACTGACAAAGAAGCATATAGTTTAATTAATGAAGTTATTAAAAATAAAAAGGCTTTAGACAAATTTTTTGAATTTGTTAAACATCAAGGTGGAGATGTTGATAAATTAAAATCAGAAAGTTTTTGAATTCCTCATTATAAGATAGAACTTTTTGCTGAACAAGAAGGTTATTTAGAAATTACTTCATCTTTTAAACTAGCTGTTATAGCTTCTAAATTAGGTGCTTCTAGATTAACTAAAACTGATAAAATTGATTTTAATGCTGGAATTGAACTAAACAAAAAAACTAATGATTTAGTAAAAAAAGGTGATTTAATTTTAACTTTATTTTCATCTAAACCAATTGAAAAATCATTAATTAAACAAGCGCAAGCAGCTTTTAAATTTAATAACCAAAAAATTGAAAATAAAATAATTTTTAAAAGGATGAGATAA